One region of Synechococcus sp. UW69 genomic DNA includes:
- the psaB gene encoding photosystem I core protein PsaB, which translates to MATKFPSFSQGLAQDPTTRRIWYGIATAHDFESHDGMTEERLYQKLFSTHFGHLAIIGLWVSGNLFHIAWQGNFEQWVADPLHVRPIAHAIWDPHFGQGAIDAFTQAGASSPVNIAYSGLYHWFYTIGMKTNAELYQGSIFMMILSAWALFAGWLHLQPKFRPSLAWFKNAESRLNHHLAVLFGFSSIAWTGHLVHVAIPEARGQHVGWDNFLNVLPHPAGLGPFFTGNWGVYAENPDSLNQVFGSSEGAGTAILTFLGGFHPQTEALWLTDIAHHHLAIGCIFVIAGHMYRTNFGIGHSIKEILETHNPPQGTPGDLGAGHKGLYDTINNSLHFQLGLALASLGVITSLVAQHMYSMPSYAFIAKDYTTQAALYTHHQYIAIALMCGAFAHGAIFFIRDYDPEANKDNVLARMLEHKEAIISHLSWVSLFLGFHTLGLYVHNDVVVAFGTPEKQILVEPVFAQFVQAASGKAMYGMDVLLSNASSSASLASQNIPGDHYWLDAINGNTDVFLPIGPGDFLVHHAIALGLHTTTLILVKGALDARGSKLMPDKKDFGYSFPCDGPGRGGTCDISAWDAFYLAVFWALNTVGWLTFYWHWKHLAIWSGNVAQFNESSTYLMGWFRDYLWLNSSQLINGYNPFGSNNLAVWAWMFLFGHLVWATGFMFLISWRGYWQELIETIVWAHQRSPIANMMGYRDKPVALSIVQARVVGLAHFTVGYVLTYAAFLIASTSGKFG; encoded by the coding sequence ATGGCAACGAAATTCCCTTCGTTCAGCCAGGGTCTGGCCCAGGACCCGACAACCCGTCGTATCTGGTACGGGATCGCCACGGCTCACGACTTCGAGAGCCATGACGGAATGACGGAGGAGCGCCTCTATCAGAAGCTCTTCTCCACTCATTTCGGTCACCTCGCGATCATCGGCCTGTGGGTTTCGGGAAACCTGTTCCACATCGCCTGGCAGGGCAACTTCGAGCAGTGGGTCGCCGACCCCCTGCACGTGCGCCCCATCGCTCACGCAATCTGGGATCCCCACTTCGGTCAAGGCGCCATTGACGCCTTCACCCAGGCGGGTGCTTCCTCCCCGGTGAACATCGCCTACTCAGGCCTGTATCACTGGTTCTACACAATCGGCATGAAGACGAATGCCGAGCTGTATCAGGGTTCCATCTTCATGATGATCCTGTCGGCTTGGGCGCTCTTCGCCGGCTGGCTGCATCTGCAGCCCAAGTTCCGTCCTTCCCTGGCCTGGTTCAAAAACGCTGAATCGCGTCTGAACCACCATCTGGCTGTTCTGTTCGGCTTCAGTTCCATCGCCTGGACCGGTCACCTGGTTCACGTTGCGATCCCCGAAGCCCGCGGTCAGCACGTTGGATGGGACAACTTCCTCAACGTTCTGCCTCATCCCGCCGGTCTTGGACCCTTCTTCACCGGTAACTGGGGTGTGTATGCCGAAAATCCCGATTCTCTGAATCAGGTCTTTGGTAGTTCCGAAGGTGCCGGCACCGCCATCCTCACCTTCCTTGGTGGCTTCCACCCTCAGACAGAAGCTCTCTGGCTGACGGACATCGCCCACCACCACCTGGCCATCGGTTGCATCTTCGTGATCGCCGGCCACATGTACCGGACCAACTTCGGTATCGGTCACTCCATCAAGGAGATCCTTGAAACCCACAACCCTCCCCAGGGCACTCCTGGTGATCTGGGTGCGGGCCACAAAGGTCTCTACGACACCATCAACAACAGCCTGCACTTCCAGCTTGGTCTGGCTCTCGCCTCCCTTGGCGTGATCACCAGCCTCGTTGCGCAGCACATGTACTCGATGCCGTCGTATGCCTTCATCGCGAAGGACTACACAACCCAGGCAGCCCTGTACACCCATCACCAGTACATCGCCATTGCGCTGATGTGTGGTGCCTTTGCTCACGGTGCGATCTTCTTCATCCGTGACTACGACCCCGAAGCCAATAAGGACAACGTCCTGGCTCGGATGCTCGAGCACAAAGAAGCGATCATCAGTCACCTGAGCTGGGTCTCCCTGTTCCTCGGATTCCACACCCTTGGTCTCTACGTCCACAACGATGTGGTCGTTGCCTTCGGTACCCCCGAGAAGCAGATTCTGGTTGAGCCCGTTTTCGCCCAGTTCGTACAGGCCGCCTCTGGCAAGGCCATGTATGGAATGGACGTGCTGCTCTCCAATGCCTCCAGCTCCGCCAGCCTTGCGTCCCAGAACATTCCTGGCGACCACTACTGGCTTGATGCCATCAACGGCAACACCGATGTGTTCCTGCCGATCGGCCCTGGTGACTTCCTTGTTCACCATGCCATCGCTTTGGGTCTGCACACCACCACCCTCATCCTCGTGAAGGGTGCCCTGGATGCTCGCGGCTCCAAGCTGATGCCCGATAAGAAGGATTTCGGCTACTCCTTCCCCTGCGACGGCCCCGGCCGTGGCGGTACCTGCGACATCTCTGCCTGGGACGCCTTCTATCTGGCAGTCTTCTGGGCTCTGAACACCGTGGGTTGGCTGACCTTCTACTGGCACTGGAAGCACCTGGCCATCTGGTCCGGCAACGTTGCTCAGTTCAACGAATCCAGCACCTACCTGATGGGTTGGTTCCGTGACTACCTGTGGCTCAACTCCTCCCAGCTGATTAACGGTTACAACCCGTTTGGAAGCAACAACCTGGCCGTCTGGGCCTGGATGTTCCTCTTCGGTCACCTGGTATGGGCTACCGGTTTCATGTTCCTGATCTCCTGGCGGGGTTACTGGCAGGAACTGATCGAGACCATTGTCTGGGCACATCAGCGCAGCCCCATCGCCAACATGATGGGTTACCGCGACAAGCCTGTGGCACTGTCCATCGTTCAGGCCCGTGTTGTTGGTCTCGCCCACTTCACGGTCGGCTATGTACTGACGTACGCAGCCTTCCTGATAGCTTCGACTTCAGGAAAGTTCGGTTGA